A single region of the Lycium barbarum isolate Lr01 chromosome 2, ASM1917538v2, whole genome shotgun sequence genome encodes:
- the LOC132628809 gene encoding probable histone-arginine methyltransferase CARM1 — MCCIRIRQLLLCKNICVCYTSLILSWKKKLEVLILNFYWNMFVEFDVILLLCINFGLLNQKTYSRGISIQFRNEEESTTFHCAFEQWKKEVVVQECPLINGAVSTSKSKFDDKIEASSAKMYFHYYGQLLHQQNMLQDFVRTGILNFDNNYGNNYGSLLCLFTKQSGIMYSYLKTPFLVQLLQLIAEGVNMDQTFNIGCTVTVKEAKMIPHMETGVHV, encoded by the exons ATGTGTTGCATTAGGATTAGACAGTTGCTTCTATGCAAAAATATTTGTGTTTGTTATACATCACTTATCTTGTCCTGGAAAAAAAAGTTAGAGGTACTTATTTTAAATTTCTATTGGAATATGTTTGTAGAATTTGATGTAATATTATTGTTATGCATTAACTTTGGTCTTTTGAACCAGAAAACATATTCAAGGGGAATCTCCATTCAATTTAGAAACGAGGAGGAAAGTACGACCTTCCATTGTGCATTTGAGCAATGGAAGAAGGAAGTGGTTGTTCAAG AATGTCCTTTGATAAATGGAGCAGTATCAACTTCAAAAAGCAAATTTGATGACAAAATAGAGGCATCTTCTGCCAAAATGTACTTTCACTACTATGGGCAGCTATTGCATCAGCAAAATATGTTGCAGGATTTTGTAAGGACAGGTATTCTGAACTTTGATAATAATTATGGCAATAATTATGGTTCCTTACTGTGTTTATTCACAAAACAAAGTGGAATTATGTACAGCTATCTTAAAacacca TTTCTTGTACAACTGCTACAATTGATTGCTGAAGGGGTGAATATGGACCAG ACCTTTAACATTGGTTGCACTGTTACGGTAAAAGAGGCTAAGATGATTCCCCATATGGAGACTGGAGTACATGTTTAG